The following proteins are encoded in a genomic region of Takifugu rubripes chromosome 9, fTakRub1.2, whole genome shotgun sequence:
- the dkk3b gene encoding dickkopf-related protein 3b, which produces MSGIMLLLSVSICLLCGGGSSVSLRDILERGSVSLNEMFREVEELMENTQHILEEAVDQITTESAKSSALNLQSNYPSETKRVMEPRQEAVQVFDKTDKETNNQTGGVRLSHVHVEVTGQWNSMDHQCMVDEDCGDLNYCSYDMESSKCLPCIPTDMPCTKDEECCSDEMCVWGQCTANVTRGTEGTICQGQSDCRPDLCCAFQPELLFPVCNPKPGKGEYCRNHPNLLMDMLAWDQEGPRDHCPCADDVPCQPYGRGSVCGE; this is translated from the exons ATGTCCGGTATCATGCTGCTACTCTCGGTCTCTATCTGCCTGTTGTGCGGCGGCGGCAGCTCCGTTTCCTTGCGGGACATTCTGGAGCGGGGCTCAGTCAGTCTGAACGAGATGTTCCGAGAGGTGGAGGAGTTGATGGAGAACACCCAACACATACTGGAGGAAGCTGTTGACCAG ATTACAACGGAGAGCGCCAAATCGTCCGCTCTGAACCTGCAGTCCAACTACCCCAGTGAGACGAAGAGGGTGATGGAGCCCCGACAAGAAGCCGTTCAGGTCTTTGATAAGACCGACAAG GAGACTAATAACCAAACCGGAGGAGTTCGCCTGTCACACGTCCACGTGGAGGTCACTGGCCAGTGGAACAGCATGGATCAC CAATGTATGGTGGACGAGGACTGCGGTGACCTGAATTACTGCTCGTATGACATGGAGAGCTCCAAGTGCCTCCCCTGCATTCCTACGGATATG CCCTGCACCAAAGACGAGGAGTGTTGCTCagatgagatgtgtgtgtggggccagTGTACAGCCAACGTCACCAGAGGAACTGAGGGAACCATCTGTCAGGGCCAGAGTGACTGCAGGCCTGATCTCTGCTGTGCCTTCCAACCAG agctgctgtttccagTATGTAACCCAAAACCAGGTAAGGGGGAATACTGCCGGAATCACCCAAACCTGCTGATGGATATGTTGGCATGGGACCAGGAGGGTCCCCGGGACCACTGCCCCTGTGCCGACGACGTGCCCTGCCAACCTTACGG ACGTGGCTCTGTCTGTGGAGAGTAA